One genomic region from Doryrhamphus excisus isolate RoL2022-K1 chromosome 14, RoL_Dexc_1.0, whole genome shotgun sequence encodes:
- the trim71 gene encoding E3 ubiquitin-protein ligase TRIM71 — protein sequence MASFPDSDLQTCPLCKELCGSSAPISSSSSTSSSSSHTSSSSSQTSRRLHVLPCLHTFCRQCLEGQRCPGDPLKLRCPTCDQKVSISEAGVDSLPSSNFLFSNLLDVVVSTEEQIQNKNGHHNLHRVGLGSSGFHHTHGGLLHPHLMGEPQCSSCDEENMATSHCLDCQEYLCDNCVRAHQRVRLTKDHFIERLGENLHLSRVNSNPSQSGLPVSLAQSLQNNFALLSLFQDRMSFCQHHDNEVFLFFCESCSVPICRECSMGRHMGHTFVYLQDAVQDCRSVTIQLLADAQKGRQAVQLSMEKVQAMAEQVEIKAKVVQTEVKALVLRHKKALEERECELLWKLEKIRQVKAKSLYLQVEKLHQSLTKLDSTIAAVSQVLDEGRHIDMLLARERMLTQIHELKALRGLMQPQEDDRFMFTPPDQALYIAIQSMGLISSGAFAPVTKAHGDGLKSALRGKHASFTVIGYDHDGEPRLSGGDMVSTIVMSVADNTLSAAEVTDHQNGSYTVSYMAKCEGEHLVSVLVCNQHIQGSPFKVFVKSGRSYGSLGSQVSSFGCEGEGDGQLCRPWGISVDKEGYVVVADRSNNRIQIFKPCGAFHHKFGSLGSRPGQFDRPAGVACDSQRRIIVADKDNHRVQVFTFEGQFLLKFGEKGTKNGQFNYPWDVAVNSEGRILVSDTRNHRVQLFSPDGSFLNKYGFEGALWKHFDSPRGVAFNHEDHLVVTDFNNHRLLVIRPDCQSARFLGSEGIGNGQFLRPQGVAVDQENRIIVADSRNHRVQVFEPNGNFLCKFGTQGSGFGQMDRPSGVAVTPDGVIVVVDFGNNRILKF from the exons ATGGCCTCCTTCCCAGACTCGGACCTGCAGACGTGCCCCCTCTGCAAGGAGTTGTGCGGCTCCTCTGCTCCCATTTCCTCCAGCTCGTCcacctcttcatcctcctcgcacacctcctcctcctccagccagaCCAGCAGGAGGCTTCACGTCCTGCCCTGCCTCCACACCTTCTGCAGGCAGTGCCTAGAGGGCCAACGCTGCCCCGGGGACCCACTCAAGTTGCGGTGTCCCACTTGTGACCAGAAGGTGTCCATCTCGGAGGCCGGTGTGGACTCGCTGCCTTCCTCTAACTTCCTCTTCAGCAACCTGTTGGACGTGGTGGTGAGCACAGAGGAGCAGATCCAGAACAAGAATGGCCACCACAACCTCCACCGTGTCGGCTTGGGCTCCTCTGGCTTCCATCATACACACGGAGGCCTCCTGCACCCACACCTCATGGGAGAGCCTCAGTGCAGCTCCTGCGACGAGGAGAACATGGCTACCTCCCACTGCCTGGACTGCCAGGAGTACTTGTGTGACAACTGCGTACGTGCACATCAACGGGTGAGGCTGACCAAGGATCACTTCATCGAGAGGCTCGGGGAGAACCTCCACTTGAGTCGTGTCAACAGCAACCCCAGCCAGTCGGGCTTGCCGGTCTCCCTCGCTCAGTCCCTGCAGAACAACTTTGCGCTGCTGTCCCTCTTCCAGGATCGCATGAGCTTCTGCCAACACCATGACAATGAG GTTTTTCTGTTCTTCTGCGAGAGCTGCTCCGTGCCCATCTGCAGGGAGTGCAGCATGGGTCGTCACATGGGCCATACCTTCGTTTACCTCCAGGATGCCGTACAGGACTGCAGGTCCGTCACCATCCAGCTGCTGGCAGACGCACAGAAAGGACGACAGGCCGTGCAG CTGAGCATGGAGAAGGTCCAGGCCATGGCAGAGCAGGTGGAGATCAAGGCTAAGGTTGTGCAAACCGAGGTGAAGGCCCTCGTCCTCAGACACAAGAAAGCGCTGGAAGAGAGAGAGTGTGAACTACTGTGGAAG TTGGAGAAGATCCGTCAGGTGAAGGCCAAATCGCTGTACCTGCAGGTGGAGAAACTGCACCAAAGTCTGACCAAGTTGGACAGCACCATCGCCGCCGTCAGCCAGGTGCTGGACGAGGGACGCCACATCGACATGCTGCTGGCGAGGGAGCGAATGCTCACCCAGATCCATGAGCTAAAAGCACTGAGGGGCCTGATGCAACCGCAGGAGGACGACCGCTTCATGTTCACTCCTCCAGACCAG GCTCTATACATAGCCATCCAATCCATGGGCTTAATCAGCAGTGGAGCCTTTGCTCCAGTCACCAAAGCCCATGGCGATGGTCTCAAAAGTGCGCTTCGTGGCAAGCACGCATCCTTTACTGTGATTGGATACGACCACGACGGGGAGCCACGTCTATCCGGCGGGGACATGGTCTCCACGATAGTCATGTCTGTCGCGGACAACACCCTATCCGCCGCTGAGGTGACCGACCACCAGAACGGCTCGTACACGGTCAGCTACATGGCCAAATGTGAGGGGGAGCACCTGGTGTCTGTGCTGGTGTGCAACCAGCACATCCAGGGCAGCCCCTTCAAGGTGTTTGTGAAATCGGGACGCAGCTACGGCTCCCTGGGCTCCCAAGTGTCCTCCTTCGGGTGCGAGGGCGAAGGCGACGGTCAGCTTTGTCGCCCTTGGGGAATCAGCGTGGACAAGGAGGGGTATGTGGTGGTGGCGGACCGCAGCAACAACCGCATACAG ATATTCAAGCCCTGTGGCGCATTCCACCACAAGTTTGGCTCTCTGGGTTCTCGGCCCGGTCAGTTCGACCGGCCAGCCGGGGTTGCATGTGACAGTCAGAGACGAATCATTGTGGCCGATAAGGACAATCACCGTGTGCAG GTGTTTACTTTTGAGGGCCAGTTCCTGCTGAAGTTTGGGGAAAAGGGGACCAAGAACGGGCAGTTCAACTATCCGTGGGATGTGGCTGTCAACTCTGAGGGCAGGATCTTGGTCTCCGACACCAGGAACCACCGTGTGCAGCTTTTTTCCCCCGACGGTTCTTTCCTCAACAAGTACGGCTTCGAGGGGGCTCTGTGGAAACACTTTGACTCCCCCAGAGGCGTGGCCTTCAACCACGAGGACCACCTGGTGGTGACCGACTTCAACAACCACCGGCTCTTGGTCATCCGGCCGGACTGCCAGTCTGCTCGCTTCCTGGGCTCCGAAGGAATCGGTAACGGTCAGTTTCTGAGGCCGCAGGGTGTCGCGGTGGACCAGGAGAACCGCATCATTGTGGCAGACTCCCGTAACCACCGCGTGCAAGTCTTTGAGCCCAATGGAAACTTCTTATGCAAATTTGGAACGCAGGGGAGTGGCTTTGGACAGATGGATCGCCCCTCCGGCGTGGCCGTGACGCCAGACGGAGTCATCGTGGTTGTTGACTTCGGGAACAATCGGATCCTCAAGTtctaa